One Streptomyces sp. RPA4-2 genomic window carries:
- a CDS encoding PP2C family protein-serine/threonine phosphatase, whose amino-acid sequence MLDIPSRVRVHVETLPAAQNDMGVCDAIEQYAQVGKPDAMNAPHLPKVAGIDSTVPAPAHTVAPTSSAPGAASATPAAPATGPGLVLQDRLAGWVSDLTTLHELTERLARTAALSEALQELLRAGAFLVGARRGLVVLEPGDGLGPDTTVGLGLGRADLGHIETVPRSSMSYGRILDGLPGGDAEIAQPDLLSEDGLDPRHREVAARLGYAASYTLPLSTRATGRLGAAVWLYDEPAEPVERQRHLVGLYARYASEHLARLVELERTRACVATVSEELLPPRLPRVPGIQLAARHRTGPRGGGDWYDALPLPDAALGLSVGSVTGSGPSAIAAMGRLRASLRAYAVMEGEDPVAVLSDLELLLRLTEPARSATALFAYCEPALRRITLAGAGHSPPLLIGARRTEFVETSLSAPLGMLACWEAPSVELTAEAGETVLLYTDGLLHRTGDPMDRAFARLHAAAASVPRSLREDPGAIADHVLRTVLPDECGSGTAGSGMPVGPKRPGPGGDSDEDVVLLAARFE is encoded by the coding sequence ATGCTGGACATCCCCTCACGAGTGCGTGTACATGTGGAGACACTGCCAGCGGCGCAGAACGACATGGGGGTTTGCGATGCTATTGAGCAATACGCACAGGTCGGAAAGCCGGACGCCATGAACGCCCCTCACCTTCCGAAAGTGGCCGGAATCGATTCAACGGTTCCCGCACCCGCACACACTGTCGCGCCTACATCCTCCGCCCCGGGCGCCGCTTCGGCCACTCCGGCCGCTCCGGCCACCGGCCCCGGACTCGTCCTCCAGGACCGGCTCGCCGGCTGGGTCTCCGATCTCACGACGCTCCACGAACTCACCGAACGCCTGGCGCGCACCGCGGCGCTGAGCGAGGCACTGCAGGAACTCCTGCGCGCCGGAGCCTTCCTCGTGGGCGCGCGGCGCGGTCTCGTCGTCCTGGAGCCGGGCGACGGACTCGGCCCGGACACCACCGTCGGCCTGGGTCTGGGGCGCGCCGATCTCGGCCACATCGAGACCGTTCCGCGCAGCTCCATGTCGTACGGACGGATCCTGGACGGCCTGCCCGGCGGCGACGCCGAGATCGCGCAGCCCGATCTGCTCTCCGAGGACGGCCTCGACCCCCGCCACCGCGAGGTGGCCGCCCGGCTCGGCTACGCCGCGAGCTACACGCTGCCGCTGTCCACCAGGGCGACGGGCCGGCTGGGCGCCGCCGTATGGCTCTACGACGAACCCGCCGAACCGGTGGAGCGCCAGCGCCACCTCGTCGGCCTCTACGCCCGGTACGCGAGCGAGCACCTGGCACGGCTGGTGGAACTGGAGCGCACACGCGCGTGCGTGGCGACCGTCTCCGAGGAGCTGCTTCCCCCACGGCTTCCCCGGGTCCCCGGTATCCAGCTGGCCGCCCGTCATCGCACGGGTCCGCGCGGTGGCGGCGACTGGTACGACGCGCTGCCCCTGCCCGACGCCGCGCTCGGCCTCTCCGTCGGATCCGTCACGGGGTCCGGACCCAGCGCGATCGCCGCGATGGGCCGGCTGCGGGCGTCCCTGCGGGCGTACGCCGTGATGGAGGGCGAGGACCCGGTCGCCGTCCTGTCCGACCTCGAACTGCTGCTGCGGCTGACCGAGCCCGCCCGCTCGGCGACCGCCCTCTTCGCCTATTGCGAGCCCGCGCTGCGCAGGATCACCCTCGCCGGAGCCGGTCACAGCCCGCCGCTGCTCATCGGCGCACGGCGCACGGAGTTCGTGGAGACCTCGCTGTCCGCGCCGCTGGGGATGCTCGCCTGCTGGGAGGCGCCGAGTGTCGAGCTGACCGCCGAGGCCGGTGAGACCGTGCTGCTCTACACCGACGGCCTGCTGCACCGCACCGGCGACCCCATGGACCGTGCCTTCGCCCGGCTGCACGCGGCGGCGGCGAGCGTGCCGAGGTCGCTGCGCGAGGACCCCGGCGCCATCGCCGACCACGTCCTGCGGACCGTCCTCCCGGACGAGTGCGGGTCCGGGACCGCCGGGTCCGGCATGCCTGTCGGCCCGAAGAGACCCGGGCCGGGGGGCGACAGCGACGAGGACGTGGTGCTGCTGGCGGCACGCTTCGAGTGA
- a CDS encoding bifunctional DNA primase/polymerase, whose product MREILGRRRRLLSRRNNGSPEMLSAALTFAADWRWPVLPGVAPDPQGRARCGCPDPECTVPGAHPFDPGLLAATADQRMVRWWWTNRPSAPIVLATGGRAPCAVSLPAPAAARALDALDRKGMRLGPVVAAPTRWAILVAPYSMEQLGELLYAKDFVPGSLRFHGEGGYIALPPSETGQGRIRWERAPLPGSAAPWVPGVEAVVDAVVEALTRTGVSAPEL is encoded by the coding sequence ATGCGCGAGATCCTCGGAAGGCGACGCAGGCTCCTGTCCAGGCGGAACAACGGGAGCCCTGAGATGCTCAGCGCGGCCCTGACCTTCGCGGCCGATTGGCGCTGGCCCGTACTCCCGGGTGTGGCACCGGATCCGCAGGGGCGTGCCCGCTGCGGCTGCCCGGACCCGGAGTGCACGGTGCCCGGCGCCCACCCCTTCGACCCCGGCCTCCTCGCGGCCACCGCCGACCAGCGCATGGTGCGCTGGTGGTGGACCAACCGGCCGTCGGCACCCATCGTGCTGGCCACCGGAGGCAGGGCGCCCTGCGCGGTGAGCCTGCCCGCCCCCGCGGCGGCCCGCGCGCTCGACGCGCTCGACCGCAAGGGCATGCGCCTCGGCCCGGTCGTCGCGGCCCCCACACGGTGGGCGATCCTCGTCGCGCCGTACTCCATGGAGCAACTCGGCGAGCTGCTCTACGCCAAGGACTTCGTACCGGGTTCCCTGCGCTTCCACGGCGAGGGCGGTTACATCGCGCTGCCCCCGTCCGAGACCGGCCAGGGACGGATCCGCTGGGAGCGGGCCCCGCTGCCCGGTTCGGCCGCGCCCTGGGTGCCCGGGGTGGAGGCCGTGGTGGACGCCGTGGTGGAGGCGCTCACTCGTACGGGTGTGAGCGCGCCCGAGTTGTAG
- a CDS encoding PLP-dependent aminotransferase family protein, with product MDDFWSGVGVDLHLEPDVAAGRRAGLERALRDAVREGRLAPGTRLPATRRLAAELGISRGTAKGAYDQLVAEGYLTARQGSGTEVALLPATTPEASEGAARARAPRLDLRPGSPDVGSFPAAAWLRALRRAIATAPSSAYGYGDPRGRIELRTALSGYLGRARGVIAPPERIVITSGYVQGLALLTSALGGGVVAMEDPGLPFHRDVVRRGGGTVVPLPVDERGARPEELGAGGAGAAVVTPAHQYPTGVTLHPRRRRALTDWARAHGALIVEDDYDGEFRYDRQPVGALQGMAPGQVAYLGTASKTLGPALRLGWMVLPPHLVDVVTDAKLHSDHHTEVIGQLALAEMITGHAYDRHVRACRLRYRRRRDQLVDRLGASRSVRGIAAGLHALVEVTDEAETVARARALGLAVGRLGDHWHTPGAGRPQGLVVGYGTPREQVFPEALEVLGRVLDGT from the coding sequence ATGGACGACTTCTGGTCCGGCGTCGGTGTGGATCTGCATCTGGAGCCGGACGTGGCGGCGGGCCGGCGGGCGGGGCTCGAACGCGCGCTGCGGGACGCGGTGCGCGAGGGACGGCTCGCGCCGGGCACCCGGTTGCCCGCGACGCGGCGGCTGGCGGCCGAGCTGGGCATCTCACGCGGCACCGCGAAGGGTGCGTACGACCAGCTGGTCGCCGAGGGATATCTGACGGCGCGGCAGGGATCGGGCACCGAGGTGGCGCTGTTGCCGGCCACCACTCCGGAGGCGTCCGAGGGAGCGGCACGCGCGCGTGCCCCTCGTCTCGATCTGCGGCCGGGCAGCCCGGACGTCGGCTCGTTCCCGGCCGCCGCCTGGCTGCGGGCGCTGCGCCGCGCGATCGCGACGGCGCCCTCCTCCGCGTACGGCTACGGGGATCCGCGCGGCCGGATCGAACTGCGCACGGCGCTGTCCGGCTATCTGGGACGGGCCCGGGGGGTGATCGCGCCGCCCGAGCGGATCGTGATCACTTCGGGGTACGTGCAGGGACTCGCGCTCCTCACCAGCGCGCTGGGCGGCGGAGTGGTCGCGATGGAGGACCCGGGGCTGCCCTTCCACCGGGACGTGGTGCGGCGGGGCGGCGGAACGGTGGTTCCGTTGCCGGTCGACGAACGGGGCGCCCGCCCGGAGGAGTTGGGGGCCGGCGGAGCCGGTGCGGCCGTCGTCACGCCCGCGCACCAGTACCCGACCGGGGTCACGTTGCATCCGCGGCGCCGACGGGCGCTCACCGACTGGGCCCGCGCACACGGCGCGCTGATCGTCGAGGACGACTACGACGGGGAGTTCCGCTACGACCGGCAGCCCGTCGGCGCCCTCCAGGGGATGGCACCGGGCCAGGTCGCGTATCTCGGCACGGCCTCCAAGACGCTCGGGCCCGCGCTGCGGCTCGGCTGGATGGTCCTGCCGCCGCACCTGGTCGACGTGGTGACGGACGCGAAGCTGCACAGTGACCATCACACCGAGGTCATCGGCCAGTTGGCGCTGGCCGAGATGATCACCGGCCACGCGTACGACCGCCATGTGCGCGCCTGTCGACTCCGCTATCGGCGGCGCAGGGACCAGCTCGTGGACCGGCTCGGAGCATCCCGGAGCGTGCGCGGGATCGCGGCCGGGCTGCACGCGCTGGTGGAGGTCACCGACGAGGCGGAGACGGTGGCGCGGGCGCGGGCGCTGGGGCTCGCGGTGGGGCGGCTCGGTGACCACTGGCACACGCCCGGGGCGGGTCGGCCGCAGGGGCTGGTCGTGGGGTACGGGACGCCACGGGAGCAGGTGTTCCCGGAAGCGCTGGAGGTGTTGGGGCGGGTGCTGGACGGGACGTGA
- a CDS encoding aminopeptidase P family protein: MLDDAADEAVEEEPIKQRKNGLYPGVSDELAESMKSGWADTELRGLEPIAQAEYTAARRAALSARFPGDRLVVPAGNLKTRSNDTEYPFRASVEYAYLTGNLTEDGVLVMEPTSDGHKATIYLLPRSDRENGEFWLSGQGELWVGRRHSLTEAEQLYGIPASDVRELAAALKEATGPVRVVRGFDAGVEAALTDKVTAERDEELRVFLSEARLVKDEFEAGELQKAVDSTVRGFEDVVKILDKAEATSERYIEGTFFLRARVEGNDIGYGSICAAGPHACTLHWVRNDGPVRSGDLLLLDAGVETHTLYTADVTRTLPIDGTYTEIQKKIYDAVYEAQEAGIAAVQPGAKYRDFHDAAQRVLAEKVVEWGLVEGPVERVLELGLQRRWTLHGTGHMLGMDVHDCAAARTETYVEGTLEPGMCLTVEPGLYFQADDQTVPEEYRGIGVRIEDDILVTRDGNRNLSEGLPRRSDEVEAWMAALKG; the protein is encoded by the coding sequence GTGCTCGACGATGCCGCTGACGAAGCGGTCGAAGAAGAGCCGATCAAGCAGCGCAAGAACGGCCTGTACCCGGGCGTGTCCGATGAACTCGCCGAGAGCATGAAGTCCGGCTGGGCCGACACCGAGCTGCGCGGCCTGGAGCCGATCGCGCAGGCCGAGTACACCGCAGCCCGCCGCGCCGCACTCTCCGCGCGTTTCCCGGGCGACCGGCTGGTGGTCCCCGCGGGCAACCTGAAGACCCGGTCGAACGACACGGAGTACCCCTTCCGTGCCTCGGTCGAGTACGCGTACCTGACGGGCAACCTGACCGAGGACGGCGTCCTGGTCATGGAGCCGACGTCGGACGGGCACAAGGCGACGATCTACCTGCTGCCGCGCTCCGACCGGGAGAACGGCGAGTTCTGGCTGTCCGGCCAGGGCGAACTGTGGGTCGGCCGCCGCCACTCCCTCACCGAGGCCGAGCAGCTGTACGGCATCCCGGCGTCGGACGTCCGTGAACTGGCCGCGGCGCTGAAGGAGGCCACCGGTCCCGTCCGTGTCGTGCGCGGCTTTGACGCCGGCGTCGAGGCGGCCCTGACCGACAAGGTCACCGCCGAGCGCGACGAGGAGCTGCGGGTCTTCCTCTCCGAGGCGCGGCTGGTCAAGGACGAGTTCGAGGCCGGCGAGCTGCAGAAGGCCGTCGACTCGACGGTCCGCGGCTTCGAGGACGTCGTGAAGATCCTGGACAAGGCCGAGGCGACCAGCGAGCGCTACATCGAGGGCACCTTCTTCCTGCGCGCCCGCGTCGAGGGCAACGACATCGGCTACGGCTCCATCTGCGCCGCCGGACCGCACGCCTGCACGCTGCACTGGGTGCGCAACGACGGACCGGTCCGCTCCGGCGACCTGCTCCTGCTGGACGCGGGCGTCGAGACGCACACCCTCTACACCGCCGACGTCACGCGCACGCTGCCCATCGACGGCACGTACACCGAGATCCAGAAGAAGATCTACGACGCCGTGTACGAGGCCCAGGAGGCCGGTATCGCGGCCGTGCAGCCGGGCGCCAAGTACCGCGACTTCCACGACGCGGCGCAGCGGGTGCTGGCCGAGAAGGTCGTCGAGTGGGGTCTGGTCGAGGGCCCGGTCGAGCGCGTCCTCGAACTCGGTCTGCAGCGTCGCTGGACCCTGCACGGCACCGGCCACATGCTCGGCATGGACGTCCACGACTGCGCGGCCGCGCGGACCGAGACGTACGTGGAGGGCACGCTGGAGCCGGGCATGTGCCTGACCGTCGAGCCGGGTCTGTACTTCCAGGCCGACGACCAGACCGTCCCCGAGGAGTACCGCGGCATCGGCGTCCGCATCGAGGACGACATCCTGGTCACGCGGGACGGCAACCGGAACCTGTCGGAAGGACTGCCGCGGCGCTCCGACGAGGTCGAGGCGTGGATGGCCGCGCTGAAGGGCTGA